The Nitrospirota bacterium genome has a segment encoding these proteins:
- a CDS encoding NAD(P)/FAD-dependent oxidoreductase, giving the protein MTARLRLEPGSGPHRFDAIVIGAGYGGVTVGAVLASRGRRVLVIEKNSRPGGKAMRVVRGGVVHELWPIAGGPSLHSRFHDLLSLIGLDPSVLLAPDPAAEFVYLAPDGKRRSLVVPARPIRNPLEMIRMASRLGVRAWQLGGIMAMNAVSSAMPPIMLDRFDGVPMLDWMKRFRLPQPIFDWMASLMNLFFVVPVDRLPASEAIRTLREISKGGAGRYHRGGYGVIAEEAARFIQAREGQWLGGTRVERILRRDGAAYGVSTSGGEFHAPVVVSNAGIQPTVLRLAGEPAFLEDYVERIKELAPSWAFVGIRYDLDTPVFKVPMTVVFSPESGWDTNRFAEAERGNWPRNPLLFVTVPSLYDPSLVSGRIRQVALIGVLSSPDPRSPMSRVAIAKAEEMADRLWPHLRKHVIRSQSFGAAQVSATTRDAVLAGQGGECIGLGQIIGQCGRSKPNPRSPLKGLYFVGCDAGGRGIGTTQAVDSGFNVAEMILKDLGPR; this is encoded by the coding sequence ATGACCGCTCGCTTGCGGCTTGAGCCTGGCTCCGGACCGCATCGTTTCGATGCCATTGTCATCGGCGCGGGCTATGGCGGTGTGACGGTGGGGGCTGTTCTGGCAAGCCGGGGAAGGCGTGTCCTCGTGATCGAGAAGAACTCCAGGCCGGGTGGAAAAGCCATGCGGGTTGTTCGCGGAGGTGTTGTCCACGAGCTTTGGCCGATTGCGGGCGGACCCTCTCTCCATTCGCGTTTTCATGATCTCCTGAGCTTGATCGGCTTGGACCCGTCCGTTCTCCTCGCCCCCGATCCGGCGGCGGAGTTTGTGTATTTGGCGCCTGACGGGAAACGGCGGAGTTTGGTCGTTCCCGCCCGGCCCATCCGCAACCCTTTGGAGATGATCCGGATGGCTTCGAGGCTGGGGGTTCGCGCGTGGCAACTCGGCGGAATAATGGCCATGAACGCCGTTTCGAGCGCGATGCCGCCGATCATGTTGGATCGTTTCGATGGAGTTCCGATGCTGGATTGGATGAAACGCTTCCGCCTTCCGCAACCGATCTTCGACTGGATGGCGAGCCTGATGAACTTGTTTTTCGTGGTTCCGGTGGATCGGCTGCCGGCCTCGGAGGCGATTCGGACGCTGCGTGAGATTTCAAAGGGCGGGGCGGGCCGTTATCACCGCGGAGGATACGGAGTGATTGCGGAAGAGGCGGCGCGGTTTATCCAGGCCCGGGAAGGGCAGTGGTTGGGGGGGACGCGGGTCGAGCGCATCCTGAGGCGGGATGGCGCGGCGTACGGGGTGTCCACCAGCGGCGGTGAGTTCCACGCGCCCGTGGTGGTATCCAACGCGGGCATCCAGCCCACCGTGCTCCGGCTTGCCGGCGAGCCGGCCTTCCTGGAGGATTACGTTGAGCGGATCAAGGAGCTTGCTCCTTCATGGGCGTTTGTGGGGATCCGGTATGATCTTGACACGCCGGTATTCAAAGTTCCCATGACGGTGGTGTTCTCGCCCGAGAGTGGGTGGGATACGAATCGGTTTGCGGAAGCGGAACGGGGAAACTGGCCGAGGAATCCGCTTCTGTTCGTAACGGTCCCTTCGCTTTACGATCCGTCGCTTGTGTCAGGGCGAATACGTCAAGTGGCCTTGATTGGAGTTCTATCGTCCCCGGATCCCCGATCACCGATGAGCCGGGTGGCCATCGCCAAGGCGGAGGAGATGGCGGACCGTTTGTGGCCGCATCTGAGAAAGCATGTCATCCGCAGTCAGAGTTTTGGCGCAGCTCAGGTTTCGGCCACGACGCGCGATGCGGTCCTCGCCGGTCAGGGGGGCGAGTGCATCGGGCTGGGGCAGATCATCGGGCAGTGCGGGCGCTCCAAGCCGAATCCGCGATCGCCGCTCAAGGGGCTTTATTTTGTAGGGTGCGATGCGGGTGGCCGCGGGATTGGGACGACGCAGGCGGTGGATTCCGGATTCAACGTGGCGGAAATGATCCTCAAGGATCTCGGGCCTCGATGA
- a CDS encoding FAD-dependent oxidoreductase yields MAKENSRPTGTDVLIVGGGLAGITAALGLKNSGLKITLVEKEPHLGGRARSWNDKKTGDPVHIGPHIFMNKYPNMFRMMDLCGTRDRVVWQEPGHFITMVDGRKEISMVADRRLPAPFHFTWSLLADKSMPMSDVMTMVPVSLYALHLQEDDVRKLDNINASAFLRSFGVSEYAIQRFWSFACMAIMNVPIDLCSAGALLRFYCGLIGVADLDIGFADTGLSDLYVPQSESLMKKSGIRVLKGAEVKAFTGTASSATGALLEDGRQIRAQYIISALTPMALRQVSPREWIRSRRTFHELVHFHASPYYSTYIWFDRKLTKRKFWARAFNPNDLNCDFYDMSNINRGWEERNSVIMTNCIYCDRAMHMSDEEIVAEAVSELAEYLPEAAQAKVLHSVVNHIPMAIHCPYPGMEQRRPGTVSPVRNLFLAGDWIQTGLPSCMENACRTGWLAAEAVLKEIGRPEKLSVDLDQRELQGVARMINRMGRLLPVDPVASLLRSRDNKRQAFLN; encoded by the coding sequence ATGGCGAAGGAAAACAGCCGGCCGACAGGCACGGATGTCCTCATCGTCGGCGGCGGGCTTGCCGGGATCACGGCAGCTCTTGGGCTCAAGAATTCGGGTCTCAAGATCACCCTCGTCGAGAAGGAGCCGCATCTCGGGGGTCGCGCTCGCAGTTGGAACGACAAGAAGACGGGCGACCCTGTCCACATCGGCCCGCACATCTTCATGAACAAGTATCCCAACATGTTTCGGATGATGGATCTGTGCGGAACGCGTGACCGCGTGGTCTGGCAGGAGCCGGGGCATTTCATCACGATGGTGGATGGTCGGAAGGAGATCAGCATGGTCGCCGACCGACGCCTCCCCGCGCCATTCCATTTCACATGGAGTCTCCTCGCGGACAAGTCGATGCCGATGTCCGACGTGATGACGATGGTTCCCGTTTCGCTCTACGCTCTCCATCTCCAGGAGGACGACGTGCGGAAGCTCGACAATATCAACGCCTCTGCCTTTCTCCGCAGCTTCGGCGTTTCGGAGTACGCCATCCAACGGTTCTGGTCCTTCGCGTGCATGGCGATCATGAACGTTCCGATCGATCTCTGCTCCGCGGGCGCTCTCCTCCGCTTCTACTGCGGGCTGATCGGTGTAGCGGACCTCGACATCGGATTCGCCGACACCGGGCTGAGCGATCTCTATGTCCCGCAGTCGGAGTCGCTCATGAAAAAGTCGGGCATCCGGGTTCTCAAGGGAGCCGAAGTGAAGGCTTTCACGGGAACGGCCTCCTCGGCCACGGGCGCGCTTCTCGAGGATGGGCGGCAGATTCGGGCCCAGTACATCATTTCAGCCCTTACCCCGATGGCTCTTCGGCAGGTCTCGCCTCGCGAGTGGATTCGTTCGCGCAGGACCTTCCATGAGCTGGTCCATTTCCACGCTTCCCCGTACTACAGCACGTACATCTGGTTCGACCGGAAGCTGACGAAGAGAAAGTTCTGGGCGCGCGCCTTCAACCCGAACGATCTCAACTGCGATTTCTACGACATGTCCAACATCAACCGAGGCTGGGAGGAGCGTAATTCCGTGATCATGACGAACTGTATTTATTGCGACCGCGCGATGCACATGTCGGATGAGGAGATCGTGGCGGAGGCGGTGAGCGAGCTGGCCGAGTATCTCCCCGAGGCGGCCCAGGCGAAGGTTCTCCATTCGGTGGTCAACCACATTCCGATGGCCATCCACTGCCCGTACCCCGGCATGGAGCAGCGGCGGCCGGGAACCGTCTCGCCGGTACGAAATCTCTTCCTCGCGGGCGACTGGATCCAGACGGGACTGCCTTCGTGCATGGAAAACGCGTGCCGAACGGGCTGGCTGGCGGCGGAGGCCGTCCTGAAGGAGATCGGGAGACCGGAGAAGCTTTCAGTGGACCTCGATCAACGCGAATTGCAGGGTGTGGCACGGATGATCAACCGAATGGGCCGACTTCTCCCCGTCGATCCGGTGGCCTCGCTGCTCAGATCGCGCGACAACAAGAGGCAAGCTTTTCTGAACTGA
- a CDS encoding B12-binding domain-containing radical SAM protein produces MSLKVAMIYPLPSPISPQKNCALSIIYPGRAAEIAGHEVDFWDARLDSEKQMWELMGRADVVALSSLSGFQLGESIRIAGRCKERFPEKPIVWGGVHVTFQPLQSMRESYVDFCVIGEGEARFPKLLHAIEAGKGYKDIDGVAYKRESAGYQPSPEEDERFGIKDSYRPGLRLRPIGQQKEIIEIHDPNGVYEYEGGRILVNRRGLALNLKEEYVPVMSPKTERLFREAARRNEVILQSSRGCNWSPTSCEFCSVGGQYTQWDPETGKTRSVYRYIPYEIWEKDLDDIYNVQSFDFIELEDENSSWFLKDWRYAEHLKRKGVKYHLHLRSDQLKNEERVAKLAETGCLRIHIGAESGNDETLKTMRKNEKVEAHYVAARLLAKHGIEGVYTWIIGNPGETPSQIMDTLRVSDEIRALHPRGRSRATVYVLMPLPGTIAFERAKENGWPLPNSMGEWTKMSAAYNPKLPRWINNIYFVAGFHHNRFHKTHQNFPGWWRLFILPFEMIIEWRWKKGIRTASPTFFGFFDFEYWCIVKLVSWRSKRSTGQSSKDRSQVPKLIERLIPGLAGH; encoded by the coding sequence ATGTCCTTGAAAGTGGCGATGATCTATCCATTGCCGTCTCCGATCTCACCCCAAAAGAACTGTGCTTTGTCGATCATTTATCCGGGGCGCGCCGCGGAAATTGCCGGTCACGAGGTGGATTTCTGGGATGCTCGCCTGGACAGCGAGAAGCAGATGTGGGAGCTCATGGGCAGGGCCGATGTTGTTGCCCTCAGCTCGCTCTCCGGATTTCAGCTCGGTGAGTCCATCCGGATCGCCGGCCGATGCAAGGAAAGGTTTCCCGAGAAACCCATTGTCTGGGGAGGGGTACACGTCACGTTCCAACCGCTCCAATCGATGCGAGAGAGCTACGTGGACTTTTGTGTTATCGGAGAGGGGGAGGCGCGGTTTCCAAAGCTTCTGCATGCCATCGAAGCCGGGAAGGGATACAAAGACATCGATGGCGTCGCGTACAAACGGGAAAGCGCGGGGTATCAACCATCACCCGAGGAAGATGAACGGTTTGGAATCAAGGATTCCTACAGGCCGGGACTTCGATTGAGGCCCATCGGGCAGCAAAAGGAAATCATCGAGATTCACGATCCGAACGGGGTCTATGAATACGAAGGGGGCCGAATCCTGGTGAATCGCAGGGGTTTGGCGCTCAACCTGAAGGAGGAGTACGTGCCGGTCATGTCTCCGAAGACAGAGCGTCTGTTTCGGGAGGCGGCAAGACGAAACGAAGTCATCCTTCAAAGTTCCCGTGGCTGCAACTGGTCTCCCACCTCATGCGAGTTCTGTTCGGTTGGCGGTCAATACACGCAGTGGGACCCGGAGACCGGGAAAACCAGGTCGGTGTACCGGTACATTCCGTACGAGATATGGGAGAAGGATTTGGATGATATCTACAACGTCCAGTCGTTCGATTTCATTGAACTCGAAGACGAAAATTCCTCCTGGTTCCTGAAGGATTGGCGATACGCCGAGCATCTAAAGAGGAAAGGCGTCAAGTACCATCTGCATCTCCGCTCCGATCAGCTCAAGAATGAGGAACGGGTCGCCAAACTGGCCGAGACGGGCTGTCTGCGAATACATATCGGCGCCGAATCGGGGAATGACGAAACCCTCAAGACGATGCGAAAAAACGAGAAGGTTGAAGCCCACTATGTGGCGGCGAGGCTTCTGGCCAAGCATGGAATCGAGGGCGTGTACACCTGGATCATCGGGAATCCCGGCGAGACTCCATCCCAGATCATGGACACCCTGCGAGTATCCGATGAAATTCGCGCCCTCCATCCGAGAGGAAGAAGCCGCGCGACGGTCTACGTGCTCATGCCGCTGCCGGGAACGATTGCGTTCGAGCGCGCGAAAGAGAACGGATGGCCCCTGCCGAATTCCATGGGGGAGTGGACGAAGATGTCCGCCGCCTACAACCCCAAGCTCCCCAGGTGGATCAACAACATCTATTTCGTTGCCGGCTTCCATCACAATCGGTTCCACAAGACGCATCAGAATTTCCCCGGTTGGTGGCGGCTGTTCATCCTGCCCTTCGAAATGATTATCGAGTGGCGATGGAAGAAAGGGATCAGGACCGCCAGCCCGACGTTTTTTGGCTTCTTCGATTTCGAATACTGGTGCATCGTGAAACTTGTTTCATGGAGGAGCAAACGGTCGACGGGACAGTCCTCAAAAGATCGCAGCCAAGTTCCGAAGTTGATTGAAAGACTCATACCGGGCCTCGCCGGGCACTAG
- a CDS encoding DUF362 domain-containing protein: protein MAAPNEKPRVILRHCESYDADRIHAIVREGLEALDLRPRGRTLIKPNVVIAHKEIFPHAFTRPEFIDGVLGALRDRDGGEMAELAVGERCGITMPTRMAFSQAGYYPIARKHRAKVYHFDEVPQAEVRYTHAGRMRDYVFTPEPIAKCDFLVNCPKFKAHPWTTVTFSLKNYIGIQDDRHRLIDHDHRLDEKIADLQAIIQPKFIAIDAIIAGQGRMLTPIPFDLKLIIMGNNSVAVDAVCCRIIGLEPKTVDHIRIVSERGFGPIALEEISVEGDVTLDQARARAKGFKVGLVRVEKYFEGTRIRAYAGPPPEPERTSYCWGGCPGAMEEAIEIIRQLDEKADAKMKPFHVVFGAYKGPIDAKPGEKVVFIGDCANWKGRIAGKDVEVGSVYKDRRHKDPYHAKFTDIFIKMAVVFRNLLFRRKQQVMRAYGCPVSVAEQALYIAGIGGTKNPYFAPATVFPFIKNWLLWRMVKIMKQILGMPYQKRLPSVPPPAPAR, encoded by the coding sequence ATGGCCGCGCCGAATGAAAAACCCCGGGTGATTCTCCGCCACTGCGAATCTTACGACGCGGATCGGATTCACGCCATCGTTCGAGAGGGGTTGGAGGCTTTGGATCTCAGGCCGCGCGGCCGGACGCTGATCAAGCCGAACGTCGTCATCGCGCACAAGGAGATCTTCCCGCACGCCTTCACGCGGCCTGAATTCATCGACGGCGTTCTCGGCGCCCTTCGAGATCGGGACGGTGGAGAGATGGCGGAGCTGGCCGTGGGGGAGCGGTGTGGAATTACAATGCCGACGCGAATGGCTTTTTCGCAGGCCGGGTATTATCCGATCGCCAGGAAGCACCGGGCGAAGGTGTACCATTTCGACGAAGTGCCGCAAGCGGAGGTGCGGTACACCCATGCCGGGCGGATGCGGGACTACGTCTTTACGCCGGAGCCGATCGCGAAATGCGATTTCCTGGTGAACTGCCCCAAATTCAAGGCCCACCCGTGGACGACCGTGACGTTCTCGCTGAAAAACTACATCGGGATTCAAGACGACCGCCATCGCCTGATCGACCACGACCATCGGCTTGACGAGAAGATTGCGGACCTTCAGGCGATCATTCAGCCGAAATTCATCGCTATCGACGCGATCATCGCCGGGCAGGGACGGATGCTTACGCCCATCCCCTTCGATCTCAAACTGATCATCATGGGGAACAACAGCGTGGCGGTCGATGCCGTGTGCTGCCGAATCATCGGGCTCGAACCGAAAACGGTGGATCACATTCGTATTGTGTCGGAGCGTGGATTCGGACCGATCGCGTTAGAGGAGATTTCGGTCGAGGGCGATGTCACCCTGGACCAAGCCCGTGCGCGAGCCAAGGGGTTCAAAGTGGGGCTCGTGCGCGTGGAGAAGTATTTCGAGGGTACGCGGATTCGGGCGTATGCAGGGCCGCCGCCCGAGCCGGAAAGGACGAGTTACTGTTGGGGGGGCTGTCCCGGTGCGATGGAGGAGGCGATCGAGATTATCCGGCAGTTGGACGAGAAGGCGGACGCCAAGATGAAACCATTTCACGTGGTGTTCGGCGCCTATAAGGGGCCGATCGACGCGAAGCCGGGCGAGAAGGTTGTATTCATCGGCGACTGCGCGAACTGGAAGGGGAGGATTGCCGGAAAGGATGTGGAAGTCGGCTCCGTTTACAAGGACCGTCGGCACAAGGACCCGTACCACGCAAAGTTCACGGACATTTTCATCAAGATGGCGGTGGTATTCCGGAATCTCCTGTTCCGGAGAAAACAGCAGGTCATGCGGGCGTATGGATGTCCCGTATCGGTCGCCGAGCAGGCGCTTTACATTGCCGGGATCGGCGGAACGAAAAATCCGTATTTCGCGCCCGCAACGGTATTCCCGTTCATCAAGAACTGGCTTCTGTGGCGCATGGTGAAAATCATGAAGCAGATTCTCGGCATGCCCTACCAGAAGCGGCTTCCGTCGGTCCCCCCCCCCGCCCCCGCGAGGTAG
- a CDS encoding LysR family transcriptional regulator, with protein MDIHQLRTFLAVLEHASFSGAAEAIHLTQSTVSFHIKSLETEVGTRLIDRRRGKARPTAAGRTLQEYAGKIVSLRGEAMARMQSEQRGEVGTVTVSASTIPGEYLLPPFLASFNRLHPKVQIDLRISDSQQALQELLGEKCDVALLGSRPPAARVTSEPFAPDDLILVAPAPNPFTPWPRVTHAELMHVPLILRETGSGTQRATLEFFRKAHLDPGRFTHALRVGSTQAARQSVIAGAGMTFISRCAVETDLRAGVLTRIACPRTPIRRHIFLARLKNATLSLPARALIDFLRSHIR; from the coding sequence ATGGACATTCACCAGCTCCGAACATTTCTCGCGGTTCTGGAACACGCCAGCTTTTCCGGTGCGGCGGAAGCCATCCACCTGACGCAATCCACCGTCAGTTTCCACATCAAGTCGCTGGAAACCGAGGTCGGAACGCGGTTGATTGATCGCCGCCGCGGAAAAGCGCGTCCCACCGCTGCCGGCCGCACCCTCCAGGAATACGCCGGCAAGATCGTCTCCCTCCGTGGGGAAGCCATGGCCCGAATGCAATCCGAGCAGCGCGGTGAAGTAGGAACCGTCACCGTCTCGGCCTCCACCATCCCGGGCGAATACCTTCTCCCCCCCTTTCTCGCCTCGTTCAACCGACTCCATCCAAAGGTCCAAATCGACCTCCGGATTTCGGATTCTCAGCAGGCCCTCCAGGAACTCCTCGGCGAGAAATGTGATGTCGCCCTGCTTGGATCGAGGCCGCCGGCCGCCCGGGTGACCTCCGAGCCCTTCGCCCCGGATGACCTCATCCTCGTTGCGCCTGCTCCCAACCCGTTCACCCCCTGGCCCCGCGTCACCCATGCCGAACTCATGCACGTTCCGCTGATTCTTCGGGAAACCGGCTCCGGAACTCAACGAGCCACCCTCGAATTCTTCAGGAAGGCTCATCTCGACCCGGGCCGATTCACCCACGCGCTCCGCGTGGGCAGCACCCAGGCCGCCAGGCAGAGCGTGATCGCGGGCGCCGGCATGACGTTCATTTCGCGATGCGCCGTAGAGACCGACCTACGGGCCGGCGTTCTCACTCGCATCGCGTGTCCCAGGACCCCCATCCGGCGGCACATCTTCCTCGCCCGGTTGAAGAACGCGACTCTGTCTCTGCCGGCCCGGGCACTCATCGATTTCCTCCGATCACACATTCGATAG
- a CDS encoding transglutaminase domain-containing protein, producing MAPRSRTFEFRYEVTLPAPAAGTAKLEAWLPLPMEDDFQKVEKIRIEGAAAVVGRDPKYGNSMAYIRFDSKNGAASPVQVTLTADITRLEQRPRRAEQDGAGPTAVPALFLQPSEKMVLTDPIRALARKVTRGKASDLEKVRALYEYVAAFMRYDKSGKGWGEGDVRFCLREARGNCSDFHSLFGSLALALGIPVRFSIGFPLPPDKPEGVIGGYHCWAEAYVAGTGWLPVDISEADKHPEKHDYYFGALDENRVRFSEGRDIPLEPPPASAKALNFFIYPHVEADGRPVKDVTTRFSFRNL from the coding sequence TTGGCCCCCCGGTCGCGCACATTCGAATTCCGTTACGAGGTCACCCTTCCCGCGCCGGCGGCAGGCACGGCCAAGCTGGAGGCATGGTTGCCTCTTCCCATGGAGGACGATTTCCAGAAGGTTGAGAAAATCCGAATCGAGGGGGCGGCGGCCGTCGTCGGACGCGACCCCAAGTACGGCAATTCCATGGCCTATATCCGTTTCGATTCAAAGAACGGCGCCGCATCCCCCGTCCAAGTCACCCTAACCGCCGACATCACCCGCCTCGAACAAAGGCCCCGTCGAGCCGAGCAAGATGGGGCCGGGCCGACCGCGGTTCCTGCGCTCTTTTTGCAACCTTCGGAAAAGATGGTTCTGACCGATCCCATCCGAGCCCTGGCGCGCAAGGTGACGCGAGGGAAGGCGTCGGACCTCGAAAAAGTGCGGGCGCTGTACGAATACGTCGCCGCCTTCATGCGATACGACAAGTCCGGCAAGGGCTGGGGCGAAGGCGATGTAAGATTCTGCCTCCGGGAAGCGCGCGGAAACTGCTCCGATTTCCATTCCCTCTTCGGTTCCCTCGCCCTAGCCCTCGGGATCCCCGTCCGATTCTCCATCGGCTTCCCCCTGCCGCCGGACAAACCGGAAGGCGTCATCGGCGGCTACCATTGCTGGGCCGAGGCCTACGTCGCCGGGACGGGCTGGCTTCCGGTGGACATCTCGGAGGCGGACAAACATCCGGAGAAACACGATTACTACTTCGGGGCACTGGACGAAAACCGGGTCAGATTCTCCGAAGGACGCGACATTCCCCTCGAACCACCTCCGGCCTCGGCCAAGGCGCTGAACTTCTTCATCTATCCCCACGTGGAGGCGG